One stretch of Zingiber officinale cultivar Zhangliang chromosome 6B, Zo_v1.1, whole genome shotgun sequence DNA includes these proteins:
- the LOC121991810 gene encoding bark storage protein A-like, protein MRMESMKKRRILVLLVLAAMAGSLSERASGGSIMKKAWRTVRRVNKEGPYLGLVVPNSFELNPLLQSSNFVHSPRLPFLDLAGKRFRFGTVGKEKVIVVMTGLSMLNAGISTQLLLTLFDVKGVVHFGIAGNANSDLQIGDVTIPRRWAHTGLWNWQRYGDGPNDELALEATGDYTRKIGYLNFSDYDAIKEGNLLNSVWYQPEEIFPVDGIPEVRQHAFWVSVNKNYYALSRNLEGLKLPQCINSTCLRRRAKVLRVENGCSANTFVDNAGYRQFLRNKFDVTPIDMESAAVALVCRQVRVPFIAFRALSDLAGGGSSESNEAAVFSSLAAQNAVDVVIEFVNLLH, encoded by the exons ATGAGGATGGAATCGATGAAGAAGAGGAGGATCCTTGTGCTGCTTGTATTGGCAGCCATGGCGGGCTCATTGAGTGAAAGAGCCAGTGGTGGGAGTATAATGAAGAAGGCTTGGAGAACAGTGAGAAGAGTGAACAAGGAAGGGCCATACTTGGGGCTCGTAGTCCCAAACTCCTTCGAGCTGAATCCTCTTCTCCAGTCCTCCAACTTTGTCCACAGTCCACGTCTCCCTTTCTTGGATCTTGCAG GAAAGAGATTTCGATTTGGAACAGTAGGAAAAGAGAAGGTTATTGTGGTGATGACAGGCTTGAGCATG CTTAATGCTGGTATAAGCACCCAGTTGCTTCTGACTCTCTTCGATGTGAAAGGAGTTGTGCATTTTGGAATTGCTGGGAATGCAAACTCTGATCTCCAAATAGGAGATGTAACAATTCCTCGTCGATGGGCTCACACAGGCCTTTGGAATTGGCAG AGATATGGAGATGGTCCAAATGATGAACTGGCGCTGGAGGCCACTGGTGACTACACAAGAAAAATTGGGTATCTCAATTTTTCAGATTATGATGCGATCAAAGAAGGAAACTTACTGAACAGCGTTTGGTACCAACCTGAAGAGATTTTTCCAGTGGATGGAATTCCAGAAGTCAGACAGCATGCCTTCTGGGTTTCTGTCAACAAGAACTACTACGCACTCTCCAGGAATCTAGAG GGCTTGAAGCTGCCGCAGTGCATCAACAGCACATGCCTGAGGAGGAGGGCGAAAGTGCTGAGGGTAGAGAATGGTTGCAGTGCAAACACATTTGTTGACAATGCAGGATACAGGCAGTTCTTGAGGAATAAGTTCGATGTTACTCCGATAGACATGGAGAGCGCCGCCGTCGCGCTCGTTTGCCGTCAGGTACGCGTGCCTTTCATCGCCTTCAGAGCGCTGTCGGACCTTGCGGGTGGTGGCTCCTCTGAATCCAATGAGGCTGCTGTTTTCAGTTCACTGGCCGCTCAAAATGCTGTGGACGTTGTCATAGAATTCGTCAATCTCTTGCATTGA